The following DNA comes from Campylobacter concisus ATCC 51562.
TTCTTAGCTCCTCTATCGCTGCTTTTAGCTGAACAAGCGTAGCTGAGATGTTTGGCAGTTTTATGATATTTGCCTCTTTGTGACTGGTCAGCTCGCCTAAAAGCTCCAGCTCATCGGACTTATTTAGTCCAAGCTCTTTGCTAAAAAGAGATAAAATTCTCCCAGCCAGGCTAATATCGGCCCTAGTTATGCTAATGTCAGCGCGTGATAAAAAGCTCTTTACGATAGGAAAGAGAGAGTAGCTTGCAAATAGCGGTGCTTCGTCAGTTTTGGTCCAGATAATGTCACTCATTTTAGCCCTTTTAGTTTTTTAAAATTTATCACTTTCTTTATTAAATCTCGTTGTATTTTAGGCATTTGCCGCAAATTCTAGCTCTATTTTCCTATATTTTGGTTGTGCTCGCTTAAGGTTTTTGAAAAAATGTGTTTTTTCGCCTTTTTATCAAGCACAAAGTATAAATAATCGCTCTTTGCAGGGTTTATTGCCGCTTTGATCGCACTTATCGAGACCGAGCAGACTGGACTTGGCGGAATGCCGTCGTTTAGATAGGTATTAAACTCGCTCATATCGCTTCTTATGCGCTCAGCCGTGATCACATCGTGTGAATAAATTCCGTAGTTTAGCGTGCCGTCCATTTGTAGCCTCATGCCCTTATTTAGGCGGTTATAAATGACTGAGGCGACAAGTGGCATCTCAGCGTCGTTTGCCGCTTCTTTTTGAATGATCGAGGCGATCGTTAAAATTTTAAACCATTTTTTCTCGTTGTATTCGCCAAAAATTTTATTGCTGATCTCGCTTTGAGCCTTTCTTGATGAATTTACAAGATAAAAAGCAAGGTGCCTTTCGCTGATACCTATTGGAATTTTATATGTATTTGGCATCAAAAAGCCGTCACTCACTGGAGCAAGAGCGTTATATTCGCTATTTAGCTTAACTGGATCAAGTCCTAGCTGGGCGGCGATCTGGTTTAAAAAAATGATAGTCGTCTCGCCTGGTATTAGCGTTATCTCGGTTAAAGCCGCTTTTGATTTTGCGAGTTTTTTTAAAAAATCAACCCTTGAAATTTTGTCTTGGCCGATCTCTATCCAGCCAGATTGTGGAGAGCCGATAAAAAGTATGGCGTATTTGTCTATCACGCTTAAGTTAAAGTTGCGATTAGCTAAATAAGATATAATCTCGCCCACACTTCCCTTTGGTATAAAAACGACCTTGCTTGTGTTTATAGGGCGTGCCAAATAGACAAAAACACTTAGGAAAATGATGGCTACGATATCAAAAAAAATGTCTAAATATGGCTTTTTCATAAAATTTTTTATCATCTTGATTCTTTCATTTATCTTACTTTTAAAATACGGCATAAAAATTAACGATTTCGAGTTTTACGGCGTAAAATTGGAGCAATTATATATAAAATTAGATAAAAAAATAATTGCAAGAGCAAAGCAGATAAGGCTTCCAAATTTTAAGAAAGAAAGCAAGCAAAAAAGCAGCGATGAGCGCCTTTTAAATCTTAGTAAAAGCGTAGATTTTATAGATACGATTTTTCAAGAAATTTCACTTGAAAATGTGCAAATAGGAGATGATTTTAAACTAAAAATTCTATTTTTAGATGATATATTTTTTGTTGATAGCCCTTATTTAAATGTAGACATTAAATTCCAAAACGAACAGCAAGACGGAATAGATCTTTTTAGCGTTAGAAATTTAAGCTTTAAGGATTTTAACGTAAGTATTAGCGGCGAAGGGAGTGCAGATTTTGATAAAAATGACTATAAATTTGAAGGAAATTTCACCTCTCATGAGCTGTGCGGTAAGCTAAATTTTGCCCTAAAAGATACATTTTTAACTTACAAGGCTTATGATGTCGAGGCTGGAAGCATTAAAAACTTCATTGATGAGCTTGATAGACGCATAGAGCTAAATGGCGAAGTTAAAAACTGGATATATGGATACATCGTTGCTGATGATTACGAGCTAAAAGAGATAAATGGCAAGGCTGATCTAGCTAAAAATAACTTTTATCTAAATGATCTAAATGCCACCGCAAATACTAAAAATTTGCTCGTTAAATTTGAAAAAGGCTTGCCGGCCGTAAATGTAGGCGAGGCAAATATCACGCTTAAAAACTCAAAGCTTAAATTTGATCTTATTTCGCCTATTTACAAGGGCAAAAAGCTTGATGGCTCAAGCGTTGTGATAAATAATATCTTTGATGAAAAAAGCGCAAATTTAGAGCTACTTATAAAGACAAAATCGATCTATGATGAAGCTATAAATGAGATATTAAAAGCCTACAAGATCATCGTGCCAGTAAGGCAGCTAAGCGGAAAAATGGATGCTAGCTTAAAAATTTTGATAAAGCTTGATGAGAAAAGCTTAGAAAATTTTGATGAAAAAAGCGTCATCGCAAATGGAGAATTTAAGCTAAGTGACGCGGTTTTAGAGATTGCTGGGAGTAAATTTAATACCAAAAATGCTCTCGTAAAGCTCATAAATACGACAAATTTAAGTATCGATGCTACTGGCTTTGGGCTTGAGTTTTTTAAAGCAAATGCTAAGGCCGATATAAATTTACAAAAAAGTACTGGCGAGATAAAAGGCGTGATAGAAAGCTTTGATCTAAAAGAGAAAAATGATGAAATTTTAACTTTTAAAAATGAGCCATTTAGCGCATTTTTAGACTTTAGCAAGGCTGGTGAAACTTTGCTTAAGATAGAGCCATTTGGGCTTGATATGAGCTTTGGCAGTGAAAGTAAAATAGCAACAAAAAATAGTAAATTTTTCATAGAGAACTCGCCTGTTTTAAAGCAAAACGGCGTGCGTGGTTTTGATGAGCTTAGTATAAAAAGTAAGGATTTTACTGATCTTGAAATTTTTGCCAAAGAAGCAAACTTTGATTTGCCGTTTTTAGACAAAAATGGCTCAAAGTATGAAAATGATGATCTTAAAATTTTAGTTTCAAAAGCTGGTGTAAAAATAGATAGTGCAAGCAAAAAGCTAAGCCTAGACATAAAAGAAAAAGCCATAAACGTAAAAACTAAAGATCTAAATTTGCTAGTGCTTGACGATAACAAAACCAGCGAGCAAATCACGCCGCTTGAGCTTTTAGCAAAAAATGGCGATATCATTTTAAGGGATCTAAACAAGACCTTGCCATTTGCTAGCTTTAGCGCCGAGAAAAAGGGCAAAAGCACCTCGCTAAATGGGCTGGCACAGCAAGGAAGAGTTGGCTATTTTAACGATGAAAAAAGTATAAATTTAGACGCAACCGACATAAGCGGAGAATTTATTAACGACCTTTTTGGTATCAAAAGCTTTGAGGGTGGTAAATTTCGCCTAAAAATGCTTGGAGAAAACTCTAAGAATTTCAAGGCTGAGGTGAGATTTTTTGATACTTTTTTAAAGGACTATATCTTTTATCAAAGATTGCTTAGCTTTTTAAACTCGGTTCCATCGCTTCTTAGCTTTAAAACACCTGATTTTAACGACAAAGGCTTTACTGTTAAAAATGGTAAAATTTTACTCACTAGAAATGGCGATATGATCGAGTTTTTGGCGATTGAAATGATAGGAACAAGTGCTGATATCGGCGGACGTGGTACGATCGATCTAAAGAGTAAAAAGATAAATATCGACCTTGAGCTAAAGTTACTAAAAGATGCTAGCAGTATCATTGATAAAATTCCACTGGTAAATCAAATAATCCTTGGCAAGGACCGCTCGCTCTCAACTGTCATCGCCATACGAGGCACGACTGAAAAGCCAGAGTACTCGACACAGATCCTGCAAGACGCCCTGCTCTCACCTCTAAAGATAATAAGAAACGTGATTCAGGCTCCGTTTTTGATATTTGAGTAGTTTAAATCTGCAACGCACAGAAATTATAGAAAAATTATTGGCTGCTTCTAAAGCCAAAAATAGGCGTTCATTTTTGATTATATATATTATCCTCGGCTCGCAAAGCGCATAAAAAGGATATCGAAAGCTAAAGATCAAGACCTTGGTAGCTATTTTTTTGCTACTACCACTATTAAAATATTTTAATAAAAAACATAAAATTTTACATATAAAAATATGTAAAATTTACTTCATCTCAAGGCGCATCAGATACATATCCTCGCCGTCAGTTACCTTTAAATTTTGACTTTTACACTTTGGACAGGTGAAGTCATTTTCATTAAGCTCTCCGCCAAATCCGCAATCCAAACACTCAACAACAATGCCTTGTAAATTTATCACAAGCTCGGCGTTTTCGCAGATCGTGCCAGCTTTATAAACATCAAAGGCGCTCTCTAGATAATGAGGCTCCACTCCGCTTAAACGGCCAACCTTTATCTCGATCTTGCTTATCTCTTTAGCATTTTCTTTAGCGGCATTTTTCTCGCAAAGGCTAACTAAATTTTGAACGATACTAAGCTCGTGCATTAGCAGATCCTTGGTAGTAGTTCGCCCTTTGGCGGCTCGAGAAATCTTCTTGATTTATAGGCGTTTTCGATGATGACGCGCTCGTTTTTTGCTTCCATTACCTCGCCTATTATCATCGCATTTTTGTCAAATTCTCTTAAAATTTTAAGCGCGTCCTCGGCCTGGCTCTCATCAACAGCCATCACAAAAGTGCCCTCATTTGCAAGCTCATAAGGCTCAAATCCAAATAGCTCACAAACACCCATCACTTCGTCTGCGACCTTGATATTTTCTTCAAAAACTAAGATGTCAAATTTACTAAATTTAGCCCACTCGTTTAGCACCGCACTTAGTCCGCCCCTTGTCGCATCGCGCATAGTTTGCGGCTTTATGCCAGCGCTAAATAGCCTTAAAGCAACCTCTTTTAGGCTCTTGCAGTCACTTTTTAGATCAAGTCCAAGCTCAAATTCCTCTCTTGCTGCAAGCACCACGCCGCCGTGTCTGCCAACATCTCCAGAGATTAAAATTTTAGCCCCTGCTTTTAAATTTTTAAGCTCCACGCCTTCGCAAACTATCTCGCCGATGCCTGCTGTGTTTATAAAAATTTTATCGCATTTGCCCTTTGGCACTACCTTCGTATCGCCACAAACTACGCTCACACCGCTCTCTTTGCAAGTTTTTGCAAGCGAGCCAAGCACGCGTTCAAGCTCCTCTATACTTAGCCCCTCTTCGATGATGAGCGAGCAGCTTAGGTATTTTGCGCTTGCTCCAACCATCGCTAGGTCGTTTATCGTACCGCAAGCTGCGATCTTGCCGATGTCACCGCCGTTAAAAAAAATGGGAGTTACCACAAAGCTATCAGAGCTAAATGCGATCTTGCCTTTTAAATTTAATATCGCCGAATCGTTGCTCTGCCTTAAAATTTCGTTATCAAAAATTTTAAATATCGTCTCGTTTATAAGCGAGTTCATCTCCTCGCCGCCGCCGCCGTGGCTTAGCATTATCTTTTTCATTAAATTCCTTAACCAACTCTTGCGTATTTAAAATATGCCGCACAAGCGCCCTCGCTTGATACCATGCACGATCCTATCGGATTTTGTGGGTTGCAAACCTTGCCAAAGACCTTACAATCAGTCGGCTTTGCTAGCCCTCTTAAAATTTGCCCACAAATGCAAGCCTTGCTCTCGCCAGCGCTCTCTACGCTGCAGTCAAACTGCACTCTAGCGTCAAGATAGGCAAACTCATCTTTTAGCTTCATGCCGCTTTGCGCTATCTCGCCAAGGCCTCTCCAGACAAAGTCGCACGGCTCAAAATACTTAGCTATGAGCTCTTTTGCCTTGAGGTTGCCCTCTTCTTTGACCGCTCTTGCATACTCGTTATAAACTTCATATGTGCCTGCGTTTTGCTGACGAACTAAATTTAGCACACTTGCCATGATGTCAAGCGGCTCAAAACCACTAATGGCGATGGGTCTTTTAAACTCATCTGCTAGCTCTTTATAAATTTTACTTCCAGTGATGACGCTTACGTGACTTGGTCCTAAAAATGCGTCTATCCTCACGTTTTCATCGCTCATTATGGCTCTAACTGGTGCTGGGACGGTTACGTGATTTATATGAAAGTATAAATTTTTAATGCCCTCTTGCACCACTTTTTCAACCAAATTTGCGCTCATTGGCGTCGTCGTCTCAAATCCGATCGCAAAAAATATGACCTTTTTGTCTGGATTTTGCTTAGCTATATTTAGCGCATCAAGTGGCGTATAAAGTGCCCTTATATCATGCCCCTCGCCGCGAAGCTTTTGCAAGCTTGTCTTTGAGCCAGGCACTCTTAGCATATCAGCTAGCGTGCAAAAGATCACATTATCCATGCTAGCTAGCTTACAGGCCTCATCTATGCGGCTCTTTGGCATCACGCAGACTGGACAGCCTGGGCCGTGGATGAAATTTATATGCTCTCCTACCAAGCTTGGCAGTGCAAATTTCATAATGCTATGCGTGTGACCACCGCAAATTTCCATGATATTTAGCGGTTTTACGCTCTCTTTTTGTATGAGTTTTGAAAGGGCTAGGATTAAATTTTTATCGCGAAAGTCATTGATAAGATCCATCAAATTTTCCCCGCGTTCATATCATCAGCGATCTTTTGATAGACTTCTAAGCTCTCAAGCGCAAACTGCGTATCGATCTTTTGCATGGCGTAACCAACGTGGATTAGCACGTATTCGCCCACTTTTACTTCTTCAAAGATGAGATCTAGGCTTACCTTTCTAGTAACACCCAGAGTTTCAACCGTAGCGACATTGTTTTCATCTACTTCTATTACTTTTGAAGGGATTGAGAGGCACATTATCTTAGCTCTTTTTTAAATTCCAAATAACTTATCCATTTATCGATGCCCTCACCCGTTTTGCTGTCTATCACAAAGATATCAACCTTTGGATTTAGCTTTCTAGCGTCGTTTTTCACTCGCTCGATGTCAAAGTCAAAATGCGGCGCAAGCGAAGCTTTTGTGATAAGAAGCACGTCAGCAGCCCTAAACATCACTGGATATTTGCTCACCTTATCATCGCCCTCTGGCACTGAAAGAAGCACAGCGTTAAAATGCGAGCCAACGTCGTAGCTTGCAGGGCAAACTAAATTTCCAACATTTTCTATAAAGACTAGATCAAGCTCGTTTAGTGGCAGATGATGAAGCCCTTCATGTACCATAAACGCGTCTAAGTGACAGGTCTGACCTGTGCTTATCTGATGAGCCTTTGCGCCAGCTTTTACTATGCGATCAGCATCTTGATTTGTCTCTAAATCACCCTCAACAACGCCTATTTTAAACTTACCAGCCTTTATCGTAGCTTCTAAAAGCGTCGTCTTGCCAGCGCCTGGGCTACTCATTAAATTTACGCAAAGTATCTTTTTTTCATCAAGATGAGCTCTGTTGTGGGTAGCTTCTTTATCATTTTCAGAGAGAATTTTCTCTATCACGTCTATGGTTTTGCTCTCGTTTAGCACAGGGTGTGCGTGAGCCTCGTGGCTATGTTCGTGCGCGTCATGAGCGTGATCTGTATGTCCATCATGAGTGTGTGGGTGAGAGTGAGTGGTGCCATCAGCGTGAGTGTGAGTGTGGGCGTGATTACCCATTGAACAACCGCAATCTTTACACATTTTTTCATCCTTTTTTATTAATTTATGGAGATTTTAACTCTTAAATTTAAAAATAAAATTAAAATTTAGGAGTTTTGGCAAATAGATCAAAAATTAATTAATTTATTTAAATTTTTATTTAAATTTAAAAATATAAATGAAATTTGCACAAGAATTTTGACTAAATTTACTTTACTCTTTTTGCCTAATCTCATCCAACTTATCAAAATTTTCATCACCAAGTAGTTTTTTACTATTTTTTTGGGCATTCTTTTGGATTATTAGATCCTTTAGTCTAGCCTTGCCATTATCCATCACCATCAAAACCGCATACGCATGAACATCCTCTTCTCTCATTTCATCTTCAGTATTAGCTGCACTATCAGGTGACATATAAAAGTGCTCTATGCCGTATTTTACGAGCGAGTAGCCATCATATCTACCAGCTAAAAACACTCCATTCTCTGGTTTGCTTATACTAAATTTAGCAAAGCTGTAAGTGCCATTAACATCTGGCTTCAAAACAGCATAAACTCTAGCTCCATCTCTTACTCTCTCATCGTATTGGTCGATATAGTGGTCATCTTTATCATTTTCGTCAAAATTTCTTGAATGAAAATTTGAAAATTCATAGTTTAAATCAACATAGTTTCCACGAAAAAGATCTCTTGGGTCGTAAAGATTTACCCTCACTCTTACCTCTTGCCCAAAATAAAGTGGCATAAGTGCGTAGCCAAGCATAATGCCAATAAGCGAAATTTGAAAAACTACAGCTACTATTAATACTTTTATCTTCATTTTTTACGTCCTTTTCTAGCGACAACTAGCACTATAAAAGCAAACACCATAAATAGCGCCGTAGCACCAATATAATCGCCTATGAGTTGGAAATACCTCACGGCTGCGACCAAAAATATCATACAAAGACCAAGTTTTAACTCACCCTTTTTGATAAGAACCGCAGCTGTTATGATATTTGCGAGCGAGAAAAATATATTTGCGTATCCAGGACCGTAGCTAAAGACAAATGGCAACAACACGAGCAGTGCCCCAAGTAGCAATCCACTCTTATTTTTTTCTTTAAAAAACAGTGCAAAATAAGCAACACTAAATAGGATAAAGACAAAGCCAAAATTGCTTTTAAAAAACGACTTCACAAACCAAAGCTCTTCATCTCCAACCTCAAATAAATTTCTTTCTTCAAATAAAAATAGACAAAATAACAACACAAAAACGCCAAAATTTTTACCAAATTCTTTCGTAAATGCGCCAAGCCCTACTCTAAATTTATCTAGTAGCGGCGAAATGCTAATAAGTAAAAGCGCATAAGATAGCGATACGATCGCAACCATCGGAAGTCCAAACAAAAATCCATAATCAAATATCGCTTTAAGACCACTAATGTAGCCGCAAAATGAAATGATGTATATAAAAATATCTATAAAAAGCACAAAAGCAAGCCATTTTGAGTCGTCTTTGTAAAGCGTATATGCGCCAAGTGCTATAAAAATGATAAAGCCAAAGCCAAAGTCGCCCTGATAAGTTATCATAAAAAACCAAACTGTCGCAAAGATAAGGCTTTGGGCTACCAATACACCTTTCTTACTAGTAAAAGAAACCGCAAACGCCCCGATACTCCAAAGCAAAATACCACCGCTTGGCTCATCGCTAATGTTATAAATTTGGGCAATAAGAGCAATCGCCGCACCAAAGCAGAAATTTCCAAGAAAAAACATCGCCGTT
Coding sequences within:
- the mltG gene encoding endolytic transglycosylase MltG — translated: MIKNFMKKPYLDIFFDIVAIIFLSVFVYLARPINTSKVVFIPKGSVGEIISYLANRNFNLSVIDKYAILFIGSPQSGWIEIGQDKISRVDFLKKLAKSKAALTEITLIPGETTIIFLNQIAAQLGLDPVKLNSEYNALAPVSDGFLMPNTYKIPIGISERHLAFYLVNSSRKAQSEISNKIFGEYNEKKWFKILTIASIIQKEAANDAEMPLVASVIYNRLNKGMRLQMDGTLNYGIYSHDVITAERIRSDMSEFNTYLNDGIPPSPVCSVSISAIKAAINPAKSDYLYFVLDKKAKKHIFSKTLSEHNQNIGK
- a CDS encoding AsmA-like C-terminal domain-containing protein, producing the protein MEQLYIKLDKKIIARAKQIRLPNFKKESKQKSSDERLLNLSKSVDFIDTIFQEISLENVQIGDDFKLKILFLDDIFFVDSPYLNVDIKFQNEQQDGIDLFSVRNLSFKDFNVSISGEGSADFDKNDYKFEGNFTSHELCGKLNFALKDTFLTYKAYDVEAGSIKNFIDELDRRIELNGEVKNWIYGYIVADDYELKEINGKADLAKNNFYLNDLNATANTKNLLVKFEKGLPAVNVGEANITLKNSKLKFDLISPIYKGKKLDGSSVVINNIFDEKSANLELLIKTKSIYDEAINEILKAYKIIVPVRQLSGKMDASLKILIKLDEKSLENFDEKSVIANGEFKLSDAVLEIAGSKFNTKNALVKLINTTNLSIDATGFGLEFFKANAKADINLQKSTGEIKGVIESFDLKEKNDEILTFKNEPFSAFLDFSKAGETLLKIEPFGLDMSFGSESKIATKNSKFFIENSPVLKQNGVRGFDELSIKSKDFTDLEIFAKEANFDLPFLDKNGSKYENDDLKILVSKAGVKIDSASKKLSLDIKEKAINVKTKDLNLLVLDDNKTSEQITPLELLAKNGDIILRDLNKTLPFASFSAEKKGKSTSLNGLAQQGRVGYFNDEKSINLDATDISGEFINDLFGIKSFEGGKFRLKMLGENSKNFKAEVRFFDTFLKDYIFYQRLLSFLNSVPSLLSFKTPDFNDKGFTVKNGKILLTRNGDMIEFLAIEMIGTSADIGGRGTIDLKSKKINIDLELKLLKDASSIIDKIPLVNQIILGKDRSLSTVIAIRGTTEKPEYSTQILQDALLSPLKIIRNVIQAPFLIFE
- the hypA gene encoding hydrogenase maturation nickel metallochaperone HypA, whose translation is MHELSIVQNLVSLCEKNAAKENAKEISKIEIKVGRLSGVEPHYLESAFDVYKAGTICENAELVINLQGIVVECLDCGFGGELNENDFTCPKCKSQNLKVTDGEDMYLMRLEMK
- the hypE gene encoding hydrogenase expression/formation protein HypE, with the translated sequence MKKIMLSHGGGGEEMNSLINETIFKIFDNEILRQSNDSAILNLKGKIAFSSDSFVVTPIFFNGGDIGKIAACGTINDLAMVGASAKYLSCSLIIEEGLSIEELERVLGSLAKTCKESGVSVVCGDTKVVPKGKCDKIFINTAGIGEIVCEGVELKNLKAGAKILISGDVGRHGGVVLAAREEFELGLDLKSDCKSLKEVALRLFSAGIKPQTMRDATRGGLSAVLNEWAKFSKFDILVFEENIKVADEVMGVCELFGFEPYELANEGTFVMAVDESQAEDALKILREFDKNAMIIGEVMEAKNERVIIENAYKSRRFLEPPKGELLPRIC
- the hypD gene encoding hydrogenase formation protein HypD; the protein is MDLINDFRDKNLILALSKLIQKESVKPLNIMEICGGHTHSIMKFALPSLVGEHINFIHGPGCPVCVMPKSRIDEACKLASMDNVIFCTLADMLRVPGSKTSLQKLRGEGHDIRALYTPLDALNIAKQNPDKKVIFFAIGFETTTPMSANLVEKVVQEGIKNLYFHINHVTVPAPVRAIMSDENVRIDAFLGPSHVSVITGSKIYKELADEFKRPIAISGFEPLDIMASVLNLVRQQNAGTYEVYNEYARAVKEEGNLKAKELIAKYFEPCDFVWRGLGEIAQSGMKLKDEFAYLDARVQFDCSVESAGESKACICGQILRGLAKPTDCKVFGKVCNPQNPIGSCMVSSEGACAAYFKYARVG
- a CDS encoding HypC/HybG/HupF family hydrogenase formation chaperone — protein: MCLSIPSKVIEVDENNVATVETLGVTRKVSLDLIFEEVKVGEYVLIHVGYAMQKIDTQFALESLEVYQKIADDMNAGKI
- the hypB gene encoding hydrogenase nickel incorporation protein HypB, coding for MCKDCGCSMGNHAHTHTHADGTTHSHPHTHDGHTDHAHDAHEHSHEAHAHPVLNESKTIDVIEKILSENDKEATHNRAHLDEKKILCVNLMSSPGAGKTTLLEATIKAGKFKIGVVEGDLETNQDADRIVKAGAKAHQISTGQTCHLDAFMVHEGLHHLPLNELDLVFIENVGNLVCPASYDVGSHFNAVLLSVPEGDDKVSKYPVMFRAADVLLITKASLAPHFDFDIERVKNDARKLNPKVDIFVIDSKTGEGIDKWISYLEFKKELR
- a CDS encoding GDYXXLXY domain-containing protein, translating into MKIKVLIVAVVFQISLIGIMLGYALMPLYFGQEVRVRVNLYDPRDLFRGNYVDLNYEFSNFHSRNFDENDKDDHYIDQYDERVRDGARVYAVLKPDVNGTYSFAKFSISKPENGVFLAGRYDGYSLVKYGIEHFYMSPDSAANTEDEMREEDVHAYAVLMVMDNGKARLKDLIIQKNAQKNSKKLLGDENFDKLDEIRQKE
- a CDS encoding DUF2157 domain-containing protein is translated as MNFLNRIFLTKELDRWQSDGIVDKETAIKIANLYDIDTDAHSDKISFVLKLVAYLFFALAFFTLVGANWEEIPRLGRLALVLFVLGLVNFGGIYYLAKGKENLSTAMFFLGNFCFGAAIALIAQIYNISDEPSGGILLWSIGAFAVSFTSKKGVLVAQSLIFATVWFFMITYQGDFGFGFIIFIALGAYTLYKDDSKWLAFVLFIDIFIYIISFCGYISGLKAIFDYGFLFGLPMVAIVSLSYALLLISISPLLDKFRVGLGAFTKEFGKNFGVFVLLFCLFLFEERNLFEVGDEELWFVKSFFKSNFGFVFILFSVAYFALFFKEKNKSGLLLGALLVLLPFVFSYGPGYANIFFSLANIITAAVLIKKGELKLGLCMIFLVAAVRYFQLIGDYIGATALFMVFAFIVLVVARKGRKK